The Maylandia zebra isolate NMK-2024a linkage group LG7, Mzebra_GT3a, whole genome shotgun sequence genome contains a region encoding:
- the mon2 gene encoding protein MON2 homolog isoform X3, whose product MRLLRVVSVLIKHFYSLLVTECEIFLSLLVKFLDGEKPQWLRAVAVESVHRLCVQPHLLRSFCQSYDMKQHSTKVFRDIVNALGSFIQSLFIVPNAGNVAAVGAPAGGSGSGAQGTAQGGPGTGGVSGTLTTQAAFEYRGTWIPLMTVSVQGSAKATYLEMLDKVEPPSIPEGYAMSVAFSALLDLVRGITTMIERELAAEEEAAAEFREAHPDQEWKPQPGAHLVWEEMVNACWCGLLAALSLLLDASTDETATENILKAELTMASLCGRLGLVTPRDAFITAICKASLPPHYALTVLSSNAATLSSKAYSIQGQNVQIISPSSESHQQVVAVGQPLTAQPQGTVVLTAKNIQCMRTLLNLAHCHGAVLGTSWQLVLATLQHLVWILGLKPGVGGALKPGRAVEGPSTVLTTAVMTDLPVISNILSRLFESSQYLDDVSLHHLINALCSLSLEAMEMAYGNNKEPSLFAVAKLLETGLVNMDRIEILWRPLTGHLLEVCQHPNSRMREWGAEALTALIKAGLAYKHDPPLAQNQRLQLLLLNPLKELSNVLHADIRQKQLECVLQILQSQGDSLGPGWPLVLGVIGAIRNDQGESLIRTAFQCLQLVVTDFLPTMPCTCLQIVVDVAGSFGLQNQELNISLTSIGLLWNISDYFFQRGEAITQELEREEEALQKQAQEKGETLNRPFHPAPPFDCLWLCLYAKLGELCVDPRPAVRKSAGQTLFSTIAAHGTLLQQPTWHIVVWKVLFQLLDCVRTSSTTADKEKIESGGGNILIHHSRDTAEKQWAETWVLTLAGVARIFNTRRYLLQQLGDFFEAWEVLLNHIQSAALSKNNEVSLAALKSFQEILQIVTPVKDSDKAGDALAAMGVPPVLIDPLSASGPGRPLVRSDSLLERLTRYNGAELQAPPPGEESALEDSALWWSAWNTWYRMGTDSTRPPTGPTEKLSFIPSQPFLTALIQIFPALYQHIKANFSMEDLKKLGVILHGAVSVPISSDASPFILPSYTEAVLTNLQEAVLTALDVLQKAICVGTENLQVMYPAIFEQLLLFVEFSCKPPQYGRMETKHVANAKYNQIQLFAPAEWVALNYVPFAERSLEVVVDLYHKTACHKAVINEKVLQNIIKTLRMPLSLKYACPSESTWKLAVSSLLKVLSIGLPVARQHASSGKFDTMWPELANAFEDFLFTKSTPPDNLSIQEFQKNEAIDVEVVQLISTEILPFANFIPKDFVGQIMAMLNKGSIHSQSPSFTEAEIDVRMREEFSKVCFETLLQFSFSNKVSTPQEGYISRMALSVLLKRSQDVLRRYVEDERLSGRCPLPRQQVTEIIFVLKAISTLMDSLKKTQPENVDGNTWAQVIALYPTLVECITCSSSEVSSALKEALGPFKDFMQPPVSKVQNGES is encoded by the exons GTCTTATGACATGAAGCAGCACTCCACTAAAGTGTTCAGAGACATTGTCAATGCCCTGGGATCCTTCATCCAGTCCCTCTTCATCGTTCCCAATGCGGGAAACGTGGCTGCTGTCGGCGCGCCAGCTG GTGGGTCGGGTTCAGGTGCTCAAGGCACAGCACAAGGCGGTCCAGGCACAGGAGGGGTCAGCGGCACCCTGACTACCCAGGCTGCATTTGAATACCGTGGTACCTGGATCCCCCTTATGACTGTTAGTGTCCAGGGAAGCGCCAAGGCCACCTA CTTAGAGATGCTGGACAAGGTTGAGCCCCCATCCATCCCAGAGGGCTACGCCATGTCAGTGGCCTTCAGTGCTCTGCTTGACCTGGTGAGGGGCATCACCACCATGATTGAAAGAGAACTGGCCGCggaggaggaggcagctgcTGAATTTAGAGAAGCTCACCCTGACCAGGAGTGGAAGCCGCAACCTG GGGCTCACCTGGTGTGGGAGGAGATGGTCAACGCCTGCTGGTGCGGTCTCCTGGCTGCACTGTCTCTGCTGCTGGATGCCAG CACTGATGAGACAGCGACTGAGAACATCTTGAAAGCAGAGCTGACCATGGCCTCGCTGTGTGGCCGTCTCGGCCTGGTGACACCTCGTGATGCCTTTATAACGGCCATCTGCAAGGCCTCTCTGCCCCCACACTATGCCCTAACTGTCCTCAGCAGCAACGCGGCCACCCTCTCCAGCAAAG CTTATTCAATCCAGGGCCAGAACGTGCAGATTATCAGCCCCTCCAGTGAATCTCATCAGCAGGTGGTGGCTGTGGGGCAGCCACTAACTGCCCAGCCCCAGGGCACTGTTGTG CTGACTGCCAAAAACATCCAGTGTATGCGAACCCTGCTCAACCTGGCTCACTGCCACGGAGCCGTGCTGGGCACCTCCTGGCAGCTGGTACTGGCTACCCTCCAG CACTTAGTGTGGATCCTCGGGCTTAAGCCAGGCGTGGGTGGTGCCTTGAAGCCTGGTCGAGCAGTGGAGGGCCCCAGTacg GTGCTGACCACAGCAGTGATGACAGACCTGCCTGTTATCTCCAACATCCTGTCCAGACTGTTCGAGAGCTCTCA GTACCTGGATGATGTGTCCCTGCATCACCTGATCAATGCTCTCTGTTCCCTCTCCCTGGAAGCGATGGAAATGGCTTATGGAAACAACAAG gAGCCGTCTCTGTTTGCAGTCGCCAAGCTGCTTGAAACCGGTTTGGTCAACATGGATCGCATAGAGATCCTGTGGAGACCACTGACAGGCCACTTATTGGAG GTCTGCCAGCATCCAAACTCCAGAATGAGAGAATGGGGAGCCGAGGCACTGACAGCACTTATTAAAGCTGGACTTGCCTACAAACACGATCCTCCACTGGCCCAAAATCAG CGGCTGCAGCTTCTATTGCTGAACCCCCTGAAGGAGTTGTCCAACGTGCTGCACGCAGACATCCGGCAGAAACAGCTCGAGTGTGTCCTGCAGATCCTGCAGAGTCAGGGCGACAGCCTGGGGCCTGGTTGGCCCCTCGTTTTGGGTGTTATAGGAGCCATTCGCAATGATCAAGG TGAGTCATTGATCCGAACCGCCTTCCAGTGCCTGCAGTTGGTGGTGACAGACTTCCTTCCCACCATGCCTTGCACGTGCCTCCAGATTGTAGTGGATGTAGCTGGCAGCTTTGGCCTTCAGAACCAGGAGCTCAACATCAGCCTCACGTCCATCGGCTTACTG TGGAACATTTCAGACTACTTCTTCCAAAGGGGAGAAGCCATCACGCAGGAGctagagagggaggaggaagcGCTGCAGAAACAGGCCCAGGAGAAAGGAGAGACCCTCAACAGGCCGTTCCACCCCGCCCCTCCCTTTGACTGCCTGTGGCTGTGTCTGTATGCCAAGCTTGGGGAGCTGTGCGTGGACCCGCGGCCTGCTGTGCGTAAGAGCGCCGGCCAGACGTTGTTCTCCACTATTGCTGCCCACGGAACCCTGCTCCAGCAGCCAACGTGGCACATTGTGGTGTGGAAG gtcctgttccagctgctcGACTGTGTAAGAACGTCCTCCACCACAGCAGACAAGGAGAAGATCGAGTCAGGCGGTGGGAACATCCTTATCCATCACTCGCGCGACACAGCCGAGAAACAGTGGGCGGAGACGTGGGTGCTGACGCTAGCGGGCGTGGCGCGCATTTTCAACACAAGGCGGTATCTCCTTCAGCAGCTAG GTGATTTTTTTGAGGCCTGGGAGGTGCTGTTGAACCATATTCAGTCAGCTGCCCTCAGCAAAAACAATGAGGTCTCCCTGGCTGCCCTGAAGAGCTTTCAGGAAATCCTTCAGATCGTTACACCTGTTAAAGACTCGGACAAAGCAGGCGACGCACTTGCTGCAATGGGCGTCCCTCCAGTGCTCATTGACCCGCTGTCAGCATCCGGTCCTGGAAGACCCCTGGTGCGTTCAGATTCACTACTGGAACGGTTGACACGGTACAACGGAGCTGAGCTGCAGGCGCCCCCGCCAGGGGAGGAATCGGCCTTGGAGGACTCGGCACTGTGGTGGTCTGCATGGAACACGTGGTATCGAATGGGAACGGACAGCACGAGACCACCTACTGGCCCAACAGAGAAGCTCTCTTTTATCCCCAGTCAGCCCTTCCTCACAGCATTAATCCAGATTTTTCCAGCACTCTACCAGCACATCAAAGCCAACTTCAGTATGGAGGATCTAAAAAAGCTAGGGGTCATCCTTCATGGGGCTGTTTCCGTGCCTATCAGCAGCGATGCCTCACCCTTCATCCTCCCCTCATACACTGAGGCAGTGCTCACCAACCTGCAGGAAGCCGTGCTCACCGCTCTGGATGTTTTGCAGAAG GCCATCTGTGTGGGCACGGAGAACCTGCAGGTCATGTACCCGGCCATCTTCGAGCAGCTGCTCCTTTTTGTGGAGTTCTCCTGCAAGCCGCCTCAGTACGGCAGGATGGAAACCAAACACGTGGCCAATGCCAAATACAACCAG ATCCAGCTGTTTGCGCCG GCAGAATGGGTTGCCTTAAACTATGTGCCCTTTGCTGAGCGCTCCTTGGAGGTGGTGGTGGACCTGTACCATAAAACAGCCTGCCACAAAGCTGTCATCAATGAAAAAGTTCTGCAGAATATCATTAAG ACTTTAAGAATGCCCTTGAGTCTGAAGTACGCCTGTCCGTCAGAGAGCACCTGGAAGCTCGCTGTGTCGTCTCTGCTCAAGGTGCTGTCCATTGGACTACCAGTGGCACGGCAGCATGCCTCATCCGGGAAGTTTGACACTATGTGGCCAGAGTTGGCCAATGCCTTTGAAGACTTTCTTTTCACCAAAAG TACTCCTCCAGATAACCTGTCTATCCAGGAATTTCAGAAGAATGAAGCCATCGATGTAGAG GTGGTCCAGCTGATCAGCACAGAAATCTTACCATTTGCCAATTTCATCCCCAAAGACTTTGTTGGCCAGATTATGGCCATGCTGAATAAAGGATCCATTCACTCACAGTCTCCCTCATTCACAG AGGCAGAGATAGATGTGCGGATGAGAGAGGAGTTTTCCAAAGTGTGTTTTGAGACACTGCTGCAGTTTTCCTTCAGCAACAAGGTTTCCACCCCGCAGGAGGGTTACATCTCTCGTATGGCGCTCTCCGTGCTCCTCAAGAGGTCCCAGGATGTTCTCCGACGATACGTAGAGGACGAGAGGTTGAGTGGACGCTGCCCATTACCAAG gcAACAAGTGACAGAGATTATCTTTGTCTTGAAAGCTATCAGCACTTTGATGGACTCCCTGAAAAAAACACAGCCAGAGAATG TGGATGGCAACACGTGGGCTCAGGTGATCGCCCTGTACCCCACACTGGTCGAGTGCATTACGTGCTCATCGTCTGAGGTGAGCTCAGCCCTGAAGGAGGCCCTGGGGCCCTTTAAAGACTTTATGCAGCCACCCGTCTCCAAAGTCCAGAACGGAGAGTCCTGA